From the Halichoerus grypus chromosome 3, mHalGry1.hap1.1, whole genome shotgun sequence genome, one window contains:
- the DCAF16 gene encoding DDB1- and CUL4-associated factor 16, whose translation MGPRNPSPDPLSESESEEEENANYLNESSGQEWDSSEEEDPVVPNLTPLESLAWQVKCLLKYSTTWKPLNPNSWLYHAKLLDPSTPVHILREIGLRLSHCSHCVPKLEPIPEWPPLASCGVPPFQRPLTNASRLSRDHATLNGALQFATKQLSRTLSRATPIPEYLKQIPNSCVSGCCCGWLTKTVKETTRTEPINTTYSYTDFQKAVNKLLTASL comes from the coding sequence ATGGGTCCCAGAAATCCCTCTCCTGACCCTTTATCAGAATCAGaaagtgaggaagaagaaaatgctaacTACCTAAATGAGAGTTCTGGTCAAGAGTGGGATTCCTCTGAAGAAGAAGACCCTGTGGTGCCCAACCTCACACCTCTTGAGAGTCTTGCCTGGCAGGTTAAGTGCCTTTTAAAATACTCTACAACTTGGAAACCTTTAAATCCTAATTCCTGGTTATATCACGCTAAACTCTTGGATCCAAGCACACCAGTCCATATACTTCGGGAGATAGGTCTAAGACTCTCCCATTGCTCCCATTGTGTACCCAAACTGGAACCAATTCCCGAATGGCCTCCTCTGGCTTCTTGTGGAGTCCCACCTTTTCAAAGGCCCCTTACAAATGCCAGTCGGCTTTCTAGAGATCATGCCACTCTAAACGGAGCACTGCAGTTTGCCACCAAACAGTTAAGCCGGACATTGAGTAGAGCCACTCCCATACCTGAATACCTAAAACAGATCCCTAATTCATGTGTTTCTGGTTGTTGCTGTGGCTGGTTAACTAAAACAGTTAAGGAAACAACCCGCACTGAACCCATCAACACTACTTACTCGTACACTGACTTCCAGAAGGCAGTTAACAAACTCCTAACTGCATCACTCTAA